Proteins encoded by one window of Cylindrospermum stagnale PCC 7417:
- a CDS encoding FdhF/YdeP family oxidoreductase has product MMDKDNLHNIHSLPLLEETNENMPEFGGGLPIIKYWANHTLSPEGPKLWKTLLHKSACLSCAWGTGGQKGGFTNEEGEKLQRCMKSVEAISAEIKPPVPSHFFEQHSINELQKLTSLEADGLGRLSFPVILRQGKSHYERISWDEIYEIALSAFRKTPERVASYSSGRSSNEAAFLLQLMMRSLGSNNLADCSDLCHAPSTFALNQMFGSGTSMVSLADLKQSDCVVLIGSNAPANHPRLINELIQLRDRGGKIIVINPLIEIGLVKFASPAYPIKSLLKGSEIASHYIQPIPGSDVAVFLGIQKALIEKDLVNYEFLQQYTEGWLAIIEQVRSLNWEIILQTCGISREEIEIAAEMIGTSQRVVFAWAMGITQQANGVDNVFSIANTALLTGNVGKLGAGTMPIRGHSNVQGFGSMGVTVHQLKQEMQSALEKLLGRSLSRVKGYNAHTLIEAADAGKVDTLLCLGGNLYAASPNSTQIKRALGNIETIIYLATKPNLGHFNGLASKNTIIIPVFNRFENPHKTTVESGNNFVRLNDQGKTHLKDADLIPEVEFLTELAHRIHGEYPVNWRKLQDTKYIRQLIAQTVPGYENLATIDQTKEEFTISDRILTAPLFKTPSGKAYMFITPLPDLTLPVAKDLGIPDGTKGVIVTLMTGRSYAQHNTVVYQIEDKFRGMPHRNCILMNRSDVESASLREHQRVTVQGNVGKLENVEIIYGAMRPGSALMFYPEVNVIFKPQIEERSGTPAYKRVPAFVYPEN; this is encoded by the coding sequence ATGATGGATAAAGATAACTTGCATAATATCCATTCCTTACCTCTGTTAGAAGAGACAAACGAGAATATGCCGGAATTTGGGGGCGGTTTACCTATTATTAAGTACTGGGCAAATCATACATTGTCGCCAGAAGGACCAAAACTCTGGAAAACTTTACTTCATAAAAGTGCTTGCTTGTCATGTGCCTGGGGAACTGGTGGACAAAAAGGTGGTTTTACTAATGAAGAAGGGGAAAAACTCCAGCGGTGTATGAAAAGTGTTGAAGCTATCTCCGCTGAAATTAAACCCCCAGTCCCTAGCCACTTCTTTGAACAACACAGTATTAACGAACTCCAAAAACTCACATCCCTGGAAGCAGACGGTCTTGGCAGGTTGAGTTTTCCAGTAATTTTACGTCAAGGTAAGTCTCATTATGAACGCATCAGTTGGGATGAGATTTATGAAATTGCTTTATCTGCTTTTCGGAAAACTCCTGAACGAGTAGCTTCCTATAGTTCTGGTCGTTCTTCCAACGAAGCGGCGTTTTTACTGCAATTGATGATGCGATCGCTTGGCTCAAATAATCTAGCTGACTGTTCGGATCTTTGTCACGCACCATCGACATTTGCACTCAATCAGATGTTCGGTTCTGGCACATCGATGGTGAGTCTTGCTGATCTCAAACAAAGTGATTGCGTCGTTTTGATCGGTTCTAACGCCCCCGCCAACCATCCCCGGTTGATCAACGAACTCATTCAACTGCGCGATCGCGGTGGCAAAATCATTGTTATCAATCCCTTAATTGAAATCGGTCTGGTCAAATTTGCGTCCCCCGCCTATCCGATTAAATCTTTGCTCAAAGGTTCAGAAATTGCTTCTCATTACATCCAACCGATTCCTGGGAGCGATGTAGCAGTCTTTCTCGGTATTCAAAAAGCATTGATTGAGAAGGATCTCGTCAATTATGAATTCCTTCAGCAATATACAGAAGGATGGTTAGCTATCATCGAACAAGTGCGATCGCTCAATTGGGAAATTATTCTGCAAACCTGTGGCATATCTCGCGAAGAAATCGAAATTGCGGCGGAAATGATCGGCACTTCCCAGCGCGTCGTCTTCGCTTGGGCGATGGGCATCACCCAACAGGCCAACGGAGTTGATAACGTCTTCAGCATCGCCAACACAGCTTTGTTAACAGGCAATGTAGGCAAACTAGGTGCTGGAACAATGCCGATTCGTGGACATTCCAACGTTCAAGGCTTTGGTTCAATGGGTGTGACGGTACATCAACTCAAACAAGAAATGCAGTCAGCCCTAGAAAAGCTCTTGGGACGTTCTTTAAGTCGGGTGAAGGGATACAACGCTCATACCTTGATTGAAGCTGCGGACGCTGGTAAGGTTGATACTCTCCTCTGTCTCGGTGGTAATTTGTATGCAGCCAGTCCAAATTCAACTCAAATCAAGCGGGCATTAGGCAACATTGAAACTATTATCTATCTCGCTACTAAACCGAATTTGGGGCATTTCAACGGATTGGCAAGTAAAAATACGATCATTATTCCCGTCTTCAATCGCTTCGAGAACCCACATAAAACAACGGTAGAGTCGGGTAATAATTTTGTGCGTCTTAATGATCAAGGTAAGACACATCTAAAAGATGCAGATTTGATTCCCGAAGTGGAATTTTTAACTGAGTTAGCCCATCGGATTCATGGCGAATATCCAGTTAATTGGCGCAAATTACAAGATACCAAATATATTCGCCAACTAATTGCCCAAACTGTTCCAGGGTATGAGAATCTGGCGACTATTGATCAAACCAAAGAGGAATTTACGATTAGCGATCGCATTTTAACAGCCCCTCTCTTCAAAACTCCCTCTGGAAAAGCTTATATGTTTATTACACCACTACCAGATTTAACCCTGCCAGTAGCTAAAGACTTGGGGATTCCTGATGGTACTAAAGGTGTAATTGTCACATTGATGACAGGACGCAGTTATGCTCAACATAACACTGTTGTCTATCAAATTGAAGATAAGTTCCGGGGAATGCCTCACCGTAATTGCATTTTAATGAATCGCTCTGATGTAGAAAGCGCATCTTTGCGAGAACATCAGCGTGTCACAGTTCAGGGAAATGTTGGCAAACTAGAAAATGTGGAGATTATTTATGGAGCAATGCGTCCGGGATCTGCATTAATGTTTTACCCTGAGGTAAATGTGATCTTTAAACCGCAAATTGAAGAGCGTTCGGGGACACCAGCTTATAAGAGAGTGCCTGCGTTTGTCTATCCAGAAAATTGA
- a CDS encoding PAS domain S-box protein yields MLNVNRLWLQDLDKYPRNLWVARVTSTIAILVGSLVLVSWCFDIAVLKSGFPGSAATMKVNTALCLLLSGISLWLLQRGLKQNRNSPDPGVAGSRFPSVRYLRLSRLCAIAVTMISGLTIIEYAFGWNIGIDEMLFRDSPIVETTSQPGRMGLNTAINFTLIGVALYVLGEKKSRISYWYAQFLVLIAAFISLQALIGYAYKVKTIYGIHHYITSMALHTVLSFLVLCIGVLWVRPDQGLMRVVMSDTYGGLLARRLLLPVIGVPFVIGWLILKGQQASMYDAAFAISLFAIVIIVFFVFLVWQCATVIERLSRQRDRAQEALRINEEKLRSLVDANIIGIVFADVDGGVKQANDEFLGMIGYTRQEMLAGKIRLNEITPPEFQPLEEKGITQAKANGVCVPYEKEFIHKDGYSVPVLVGYTLVGEKRQEAVGFILNLSDRQRAAAEQQKFVSLIENSADFIGIASLEGRSLYLNDAGQKLVGVTSLADIKQIMVSDYILPDDKAYFQEHIVPAVIAQGNWQGEFRFRNFQTGEPIPVNFHAFTIKDKKTGQPTALATVTRNISAQKQAEEKILKLNQDLQRRVDELQTLLEVIPIGIGIAEDPECQTIKVNPSFAKQLQILPETNASLSAPEEQKPTNFKVYHEGRELLPEELPMQYSAAHGVEVIDFDVEVVHEDGRIVNLLESVAPLFDEEGQTRGCIGAFLDITVRKQVELVLRNHQKWLEDVLNLMPMPLLFIEPGTARVTFANRAADEFAGGEFPKGKLCDNFDGLLQGIPHEMMPGVRVARGERLDGLEMDWHTCVGIRSVLLFADTLPAMHGYPATCVLVFQDVTNLKRVEKALTLGNNRLQLLFDTVNNLLSSQQPVALIDSVFQKLAEQIGLDVYFNYLIEDNAHRMQLASYSGISRELATEIEWLEFGQAVCGTVAQEQRPMAVENVQQSTDPKVELIRSLGITAYYCYPLIAQGRVLGTLSFGSRSLCQFSENQKGMMQAVCDQIAIAIERASLIASLQQQTEQLRQANRMKDEFLAILSHELRSPLNAILGWAQLLRTRKFGETQTAKGLETIERNARMQTQLIEDLLDISRMIRGQLRLNVRTCDLVPIIESAIETVNLAAQAKEIDLRLLVSKPQTPQNPDLAGANSELASPQSQICVSSNGVFLREAEDANSQFLLTADAERLQQIIWNLLSNAIKFTPLGGKVEIRLSQITAHSRELMGNRNKQLLPNYVQIEVIDAGIGISREFLPYVFDRFRQADSSITRAHGGLGLGLAIVRHLVELHGGTVQVDSLGEGQGATFTVKLPLLLPTRQAIWKSESRKKADFAPRDECTSLVGVRVLVVDDEADSREFITTVLEHCQADVQVVASVQEALQVISQWKPDVLVSDIGMPEEDGYSLIRKLRSLSPEQGGKIPAAALTAYARPEDRMRAIQAGYQLHLPKPIEPAELAAVVASLVSRS; encoded by the coding sequence ATGTTAAATGTCAACCGCTTGTGGCTGCAAGACCTAGATAAATACCCTAGAAATTTATGGGTAGCGCGAGTTACTAGCACGATAGCTATCTTGGTCGGCAGCTTGGTACTAGTTAGCTGGTGTTTCGATATCGCAGTTCTCAAGAGTGGCTTCCCTGGCAGTGCCGCAACAATGAAGGTGAATACAGCACTCTGCTTGTTACTGTCTGGGATCTCACTGTGGCTATTGCAGAGAGGATTGAAACAGAACAGGAATTCTCCTGATCCGGGCGTCGCTGGTTCCCGGTTTCCTTCTGTTCGCTACTTGAGACTTTCGAGGCTGTGTGCGATCGCTGTGACGATGATTAGCGGACTCACAATTATTGAATATGCCTTTGGCTGGAATATCGGTATTGACGAAATGCTGTTCCGTGATTCGCCGATTGTGGAGACAACATCACAGCCGGGGCGAATGGGGTTGAACACAGCCATAAACTTTACCCTGATTGGCGTAGCTCTGTATGTGTTGGGTGAAAAAAAAAGCCGGATTAGCTATTGGTATGCTCAGTTTTTGGTGCTGATAGCCGCTTTTATTTCCTTACAGGCGCTGATTGGCTATGCCTACAAAGTGAAAACTATCTACGGGATACACCACTACATCACATCAATGGCGTTACACACAGTGCTTTCTTTTTTAGTGCTGTGTATTGGTGTTCTGTGGGTGCGTCCAGACCAGGGATTGATGCGGGTGGTAATGAGCGATACCTACGGGGGCTTGCTGGCTCGTCGTTTGTTGCTTCCAGTCATTGGAGTGCCTTTTGTCATTGGGTGGTTAATACTTAAAGGTCAACAAGCTTCCATGTACGATGCGGCGTTTGCAATCTCACTGTTTGCCATTGTCATAATTGTGTTTTTTGTCTTTTTGGTTTGGCAATGTGCAACGGTGATTGAACGCCTCAGCCGCCAACGCGATCGCGCCCAAGAAGCATTGAGAATAAATGAAGAGAAACTGCGTAGCTTAGTCGATGCTAACATCATCGGCATTGTATTCGCCGACGTGGATGGCGGAGTCAAGCAGGCAAACGACGAATTTCTGGGAATGATCGGTTACACGCGGCAGGAGATGCTAGCAGGTAAGATCCGCTTGAACGAGATTACGCCCCCGGAGTTTCAACCTTTAGAAGAGAAAGGCATCACCCAAGCAAAGGCGAACGGTGTTTGTGTACCTTATGAGAAAGAATTTATTCACAAAGATGGTTATAGCGTCCCGGTTTTAGTTGGTTACACACTGGTGGGAGAAAAGCGTCAGGAGGCTGTTGGTTTCATTCTCAACTTGAGCGATCGCCAGCGAGCAGCAGCAGAGCAACAAAAATTTGTGTCGCTGATCGAAAATAGCGCTGACTTTATTGGGATCGCTTCCCTTGAGGGTCGATCTCTCTATCTCAACGACGCGGGGCAAAAGCTAGTTGGGGTGACGAGTTTGGCAGATATAAAGCAAATAATGGTATCAGATTACATATTGCCTGATGACAAAGCCTATTTTCAAGAACATATTGTACCCGCTGTCATCGCTCAAGGAAATTGGCAGGGAGAATTCCGTTTTCGGAACTTTCAGACGGGTGAACCGATACCAGTCAATTTCCACGCCTTCACGATCAAAGATAAAAAGACAGGTCAACCAACTGCTTTGGCAACTGTGACTCGCAACATCAGCGCTCAAAAGCAGGCAGAGGAAAAAATACTCAAACTCAATCAAGACCTACAGCGCCGTGTGGATGAGTTACAAACTTTGCTGGAAGTGATTCCCATCGGCATTGGCATTGCGGAAGATCCTGAGTGCCAAACTATCAAGGTTAACCCATCTTTTGCCAAGCAGTTGCAAATCTTGCCAGAGACCAATGCCTCCCTTAGCGCTCCTGAAGAACAAAAGCCGACGAACTTTAAAGTTTACCACGAGGGTAGGGAACTGTTGCCAGAAGAACTGCCCATGCAGTACTCTGCCGCTCATGGTGTGGAAGTTATAGATTTTGATGTGGAAGTTGTCCATGAAGATGGCAGAATTGTCAATTTATTGGAGTCTGTCGCCCCCCTGTTTGACGAGGAGGGTCAAACCAGAGGTTGCATCGGTGCTTTTTTGGATATTACAGTCCGCAAACAAGTAGAGTTAGTTCTCCGAAATCATCAAAAATGGCTGGAAGATGTACTCAACCTGATGCCGATGCCGCTACTATTTATCGAACCAGGAACGGCGCGGGTAACGTTTGCCAATCGAGCCGCTGATGAATTTGCTGGAGGTGAATTTCCCAAAGGTAAATTATGCGACAACTTCGATGGGCTACTCCAAGGCATTCCTCACGAAATGATGCCTGGAGTGCGGGTTGCTCGTGGGGAAAGGCTGGATGGGTTGGAGATGGACTGGCATACCTGCGTCGGTATTCGCTCTGTACTTCTATTTGCTGATACTCTGCCAGCGATGCATGGTTATCCGGCAACTTGTGTGTTGGTGTTCCAAGATGTTACCAATCTCAAGCGGGTAGAAAAAGCGCTGACCTTGGGCAACAACAGGCTCCAGTTACTTTTTGACACGGTTAATAATCTCCTCTCAAGCCAGCAACCAGTGGCATTGATTGATAGTGTCTTCCAAAAACTTGCAGAGCAGATTGGTTTGGATGTTTATTTTAACTATTTGATTGAGGATAACGCTCACCGAATGCAGCTAGCTTCTTACAGCGGCATTTCACGGGAACTAGCAACAGAAATTGAGTGGCTGGAGTTTGGTCAAGCGGTGTGTGGGACTGTAGCTCAGGAGCAGCGGCCAATGGCTGTAGAGAACGTGCAGCAATCAACTGACCCAAAAGTAGAATTAATTCGCTCTCTCGGGATTACGGCTTATTATTGTTATCCGTTGATTGCCCAAGGGCGGGTTTTAGGGACTCTTTCTTTTGGCAGCCGCTCTCTGTGTCAGTTTAGCGAAAATCAAAAAGGGATGATGCAGGCAGTTTGCGACCAAATTGCGATCGCCATCGAACGCGCTAGTTTAATTGCTTCGTTGCAGCAGCAAACTGAGCAGCTGCGTCAAGCTAACCGGATGAAGGATGAGTTTTTGGCGATTTTATCCCATGAATTGCGATCGCCTCTCAACGCCATTCTCGGCTGGGCTCAATTGCTGCGTACACGCAAGTTTGGCGAAACTCAAACGGCTAAAGGGCTGGAGACGATCGAGCGCAATGCGAGGATGCAAACTCAGCTAATTGAAGACCTGCTGGATATCTCGCGGATGATTAGAGGCCAACTGCGGCTAAATGTCCGGACTTGTGATTTGGTGCCGATAATTGAATCAGCAATTGAGACTGTTAACCTAGCCGCTCAAGCCAAGGAAATCGATTTGCGATTGCTCGTCTCGAAGCCGCAGACGCCACAGAATCCAGACTTGGCGGGGGCAAATAGCGAATTGGCGTCGCCACAATCCCAAATCTGTGTATCTTCAAATGGTGTTTTCCTTAGAGAAGCCGAGGATGCAAATTCCCAATTCTTACTTACCGCTGATGCCGAGCGCTTGCAGCAGATCATCTGGAACCTGCTATCCAATGCGATCAAATTTACACCCCTTGGTGGCAAAGTAGAAATCAGGCTTTCACAAATCACTGCTCATAGTCGAGAGCTAATGGGTAATAGAAATAAACAACTACTTCCCAACTACGTTCAGATCGAAGTGATTGACGCAGGCATTGGGATCAGCCGTGAATTTCTGCCTTACGTTTTCGATCGCTTTCGGCAAGCTGATAGTTCCATCACTAGGGCACATGGGGGATTGGGATTAGGATTAGCGATCGTCCGTCATTTAGTAGAATTGCATGGTGGTACAGTCCAGGTAGACAGTCTGGGAGAGGGACAAGGAGCGACTTTTACAGTCAAGCTGCCATTGCTATTACCCACCAGACAAGCGATTTGGAAATCAGAAAGCCGGAAAAAAGCCGATTTCGCCCCTAGAGATGAGTGTACTTCCCTCGTCGGCGTGCGCGTGCTAGTTGTAGACGACGAAGCCGATAGCCGTGAATTTATCACTACGGTACTTGAACATTGTCAAGCAGACGTTCAGGTAGTGGCGTCAGTCCAAGAGGCATTGCAAGTAATTTCCCAGTGGAAGCCAGATGTTTTAGTCAGCGACATTGGTATGCCTGAGGAAGATGGCTACTCTCTCATCCGCAAATTGCGATCGCTATCTCCAGAACAAGGTGGCAAAATTCCCGCCGCCGCCTTAACAGCCTATGCTAGACCAGAAGACCGAATGCGGGCTATACAAGCAGGTTATCAGTTACATTTACCAAAACCCATTGAGCCGGCTGAGTTAGCCGCAGTAGTTGCCAGCCTCGTTAGTCGCAGCTGA
- a CDS encoding squalene/phytoene synthase family protein, with protein MDLRRDALQILKETSRTFYIPISILPSGLQEAVASAYLCMRAIDEIEDHPELDNATKRQLLRNISLTLQAGVDGFAVDAFSVGFSGYEASLAEVSVRIREWSILAPESIAPRIWDATAAMADRMADWSERNWKIDTESDLDRYTFGVAGAVGLLLSDLWSWYDGTSTNRTQAIAFGRGLQAVNILRNHSEDLKRGVDFYPTGWNNTNLQEYARRNLALADAYTSSLPAGPVLHFCQIPLTLAHGTLEALANGKEKLSRSDVFALIETLIGVNMKAS; from the coding sequence ATGGATTTACGTAGAGATGCATTGCAAATCCTCAAAGAAACTAGCCGAACTTTTTATATCCCAATTAGTATTTTACCATCAGGCTTGCAGGAAGCAGTTGCATCAGCATATTTGTGTATGCGTGCCATTGATGAAATTGAAGATCATCCAGAACTGGATAACGCCACAAAGAGACAACTGCTACGAAACATTAGCTTGACATTACAGGCAGGGGTTGATGGTTTCGCGGTTGATGCCTTTTCCGTAGGCTTTAGCGGCTATGAGGCTTCTTTAGCAGAAGTTAGCGTGCGGATTAGAGAATGGTCAATATTGGCACCAGAAAGCATTGCCCCACGGATTTGGGATGCGACTGCGGCAATGGCAGATAGAATGGCTGATTGGTCAGAAAGAAACTGGAAAATTGATACAGAGTCGGATTTAGATCGTTATACATTTGGCGTTGCCGGCGCGGTGGGATTATTGCTTTCTGACTTATGGTCTTGGTATGATGGGACTTCAACAAACCGCACTCAGGCGATCGCCTTTGGTCGGGGCTTACAAGCAGTAAACATTCTGCGTAACCACAGTGAAGATTTAAAGCGTGGAGTTGATTTCTACCCCACGGGTTGGAATAACACAAATCTGCAAGAGTATGCACGTCGCAATTTAGCCTTGGCAGATGCTTACACCAGTTCACTTCCTGCTGGCCCTGTCTTGCACTTTTGCCAAATTCCCTTAACTTTAGCTCATGGCACCCTTGAGGCCCTAGCTAATGGTAAAGAAAAACTCAGCCGCAGTGATGTTTTTGCGCTTATTGAAACGCTGATTGGTGTAAATATGAAAGCCAGCTAA
- a CDS encoding DNA-methyltransferase, translating into MRLNCNPYYETKFGAAYLGNSLELMADIGDESIDLICTSPPFALVRKKEYGNVDADEYVEWFKDYAAQFYRILKPTGSLVIDIGGSWIKGMPVRSLYHFELVVALCKAKEKGGLGFYLAQELYWYNPAKLPTPAEWVTIRRERVKDSVNTIWWLSKEPHPKANNRRVLKPYSNAMKNLLKNGYKAKIRPSGHDISDKFRKDQGGAIPPNIIDGRCHIDKGEIGQPTLIQENLSEDLVQPVNLISASNTASNDYYQKRCKEEGFKPHPARFPHALPEFVINLCTEPGDIVLEPFAGSNMTGRVAETLQRRWLAFEIDEQYIISSQLRFEENAPLVVEPPADLPKVASKNAGSN; encoded by the coding sequence ATGAGACTTAATTGTAACCCCTACTACGAAACAAAATTTGGTGCCGCTTATTTAGGCAACAGCCTGGAACTAATGGCAGATATTGGCGACGAAAGTATCGATTTGATTTGCACCTCTCCACCATTTGCACTGGTTCGTAAAAAAGAATACGGAAACGTTGATGCCGATGAATATGTTGAATGGTTTAAAGATTATGCAGCACAATTTTACCGCATTCTTAAACCGACTGGCTCACTAGTTATTGATATTGGTGGCAGTTGGATTAAGGGGATGCCAGTTCGTTCACTTTATCATTTTGAATTGGTTGTTGCTTTGTGCAAAGCAAAAGAAAAAGGCGGACTTGGGTTTTATCTGGCACAAGAATTGTATTGGTATAATCCAGCAAAACTACCCACCCCGGCTGAATGGGTGACAATTCGCAGAGAAAGAGTAAAAGATTCGGTAAATACGATTTGGTGGCTGTCAAAAGAACCGCATCCTAAAGCGAATAATAGAAGGGTTTTAAAGCCTTATAGCAATGCAATGAAAAATCTTTTGAAGAATGGTTACAAAGCTAAAATTAGACCTTCAGGTCATGACATTTCCGATAAATTTAGAAAGGATCAAGGAGGGGCTATTCCCCCGAATATTATTGATGGACGTTGCCATATAGATAAAGGAGAAATAGGACAACCAACTCTCATACAAGAAAATTTATCTGAAGATTTAGTTCAACCAGTCAATCTGATTTCTGCCTCGAATACTGCTTCCAACGATTATTATCAAAAACGTTGCAAAGAAGAAGGTTTCAAGCCACACCCAGCAAGATTCCCTCACGCCTTACCAGAGTTTGTGATCAACCTTTGTACAGAACCAGGCGATATTGTTTTAGAACCTTTTGCCGGTTCTAATATGACAGGTCGAGTTGCAGAAACCTTACAAAGACGCTGGTTAGCTTTTGAGATTGATGAACAATATATCATCAGTTCCCAACTGAGATTTGAAGAAAATGCTCCTTTGGTTGTTGAACCTCCAGCAGATTTACCAAAAGTAGCATCAAAAAATGCTGGATCTAATTAA
- a CDS encoding VOC family protein produces MISDNKPTITIAPGSLCRVHHIALNVHDMQASRYFYGTILGLHELVGEEVPATLIELVAAGKVANFITPDGMILDLFWTPELLPPDPNPEKSFTRAYHLAFDIDPQLFEQAVAVIRENKIVIAHGPVTRPTGRGVYFYDPDGLMVEIRCDPANP; encoded by the coding sequence ATGATTTCTGACAATAAACCCACTATTACCATTGCGCCTGGAAGTCTTTGTCGGGTGCATCACATTGCCTTAAATGTCCATGATATGCAAGCTTCGCGGTATTTTTACGGTACTATTTTGGGGTTGCATGAACTCGTTGGCGAAGAAGTACCTGCAACCCTAATTGAACTTGTAGCCGCTGGGAAAGTAGCAAATTTTATCACTCCGGATGGTATGATTTTGGACTTATTTTGGACGCCGGAATTGCTACCACCAGATCCAAATCCAGAGAAGAGTTTTACTAGAGCTTATCATTTAGCTTTTGATATTGATCCGCAGTTATTTGAGCAAGCTGTCGCCGTTATTAGGGAGAATAAAATTGTCATCGCACATGGGCCAGTTACCCGTCCTACTGGTAGAGGTGTGTATTTCTACGATCCTGATGGCTTGATGGTGGAAATTCGTTGTGATCCTGCTAACCCATAA
- a CDS encoding FAD-dependent oxidoreductase, with protein MQNDSGKTISLWMTTAQVPDQPVLTENIQADVCIVGAGMAGMSTAYMLSRAGKSVVVLDDGAIGGGQTARTTAHLSNVLSYRYYELEEMHGETGAKLIAQSHKTAIETIEAIAKTEQIDCDFKRLSGYLFPPDLKSTDEIKRELAAAHRAGLTEVELANRSPLKDFDTGLCLRFPQQGQFDPLKYLRGLAEAIQRQGGKIYTNTHVEKIAPGTPPRVETSNGHLVTANAVVVATNSPISNLATMHLKQAPYMTFAIGAKIPHDSIPQALYWDTLDPYHYVRSQNIDNQYDVLIVGGEDHKTGQANDADARYARLETWTRERFPMAEEILYRWSGQVMNADDGIAYIGKDTENVYIITGDTGLGMTHGTIAGMILTDTILGRKNPWAQLYDPSRIKVSANAASEFISENLNVALQYLDWLTPGEVDSVEKIAPGTGAIVRRGLTKVAAYRDENNTLHQHSAVCTHLKCIVAWNSSEKTWDCPCHGSRFDTQGKVLNGPAINPLEPADK; from the coding sequence ATGCAAAACGACTCAGGAAAAACGATTTCTCTTTGGATGACAACGGCACAAGTGCCCGATCAACCAGTTCTCACCGAAAACATCCAGGCAGATGTGTGCATCGTCGGCGCGGGGATGGCGGGGATGTCAACCGCCTATATGTTAAGCCGTGCAGGTAAGTCAGTGGTGGTGCTGGACGATGGGGCAATTGGTGGGGGACAAACAGCGCGGACAACAGCACACCTCTCAAATGTCTTGAGTTATCGCTATTACGAACTGGAGGAAATGCATGGAGAAACCGGTGCAAAACTGATTGCTCAAAGTCATAAAACAGCGATTGAGACAATTGAAGCGATCGCTAAAACCGAACAAATTGACTGTGACTTCAAGCGACTTTCCGGCTATCTTTTTCCCCCAGACCTGAAATCTACAGATGAAATCAAGCGAGAACTAGCAGCAGCGCACCGGGCTGGACTAACCGAAGTCGAACTGGCGAATAGATCACCCCTAAAAGACTTTGACACAGGATTGTGTTTGCGTTTTCCCCAACAAGGGCAATTTGACCCGCTCAAGTATCTCCGGGGATTAGCTGAAGCAATTCAACGCCAGGGCGGTAAAATTTACACAAACACCCACGTAGAAAAAATTGCCCCTGGTACGCCTCCCCGCGTCGAGACAAGTAACGGTCATCTCGTCACCGCTAATGCTGTAGTTGTCGCCACCAACTCCCCCATTAGTAACTTGGCGACTATGCACTTAAAGCAAGCCCCATACATGACTTTTGCTATTGGTGCAAAAATACCTCACGATTCCATTCCTCAAGCACTTTATTGGGATACCCTCGACCCTTACCATTATGTGCGATCGCAAAACATTGACAATCAATATGATGTCCTAATTGTGGGCGGTGAAGACCACAAAACCGGACAAGCTAACGATGCTGATGCCCGGTATGCCAGACTTGAGACATGGACGCGAGAACGTTTCCCAATGGCAGAAGAGATTTTATATCGCTGGTCGGGACAGGTAATGAATGCTGATGATGGTATAGCCTACATCGGTAAAGACACAGAAAATGTCTATATCATCACCGGAGATACAGGCTTGGGAATGACCCACGGCACGATCGCAGGTATGATCTTAACTGATACGATTTTGGGACGAAAAAACCCCTGGGCACAACTCTACGACCCATCAAGAATCAAAGTTAGTGCCAATGCAGCCAGTGAATTCATCTCTGAAAATCTCAACGTTGCCCTCCAGTACTTAGATTGGCTAACACCAGGAGAAGTGGATTCCGTCGAAAAGATCGCCCCCGGTACAGGTGCCATAGTCCGGCGTGGTTTGACAAAAGTCGCCGCCTACCGAGACGAAAACAACACCCTACATCAGCATTCCGCAGTCTGTACCCACCTCAAATGCATCGTCGCCTGGAATTCTTCCGAAAAAACCTGGGATTGCCCCTGTCATGGTTCGCGGTTTGATACCCAAGGAAAGGTACTCAACGGCCCAGCGATTAACCCTCTTGAACCAGCAGATAAGTAG
- a CDS encoding DUF2237 family protein, with the protein MADAKNVLGTNLSACCTNPITGYYRDGFCHTGGQDFGMHVVCAQVTAEFLAFTKSLGNDLSTPVPAFNFPGLKPGDCWCLCAARWQEALEAGVAPPVVLSATHARALEVCNLDDLQKHALTLS; encoded by the coding sequence ATGGCAGATGCTAAAAACGTACTCGGCACAAATTTGTCAGCTTGCTGCACGAATCCCATAACTGGGTATTACCGCGACGGGTTTTGTCATACAGGTGGTCAAGATTTTGGAATGCACGTTGTTTGTGCCCAAGTAACAGCAGAATTTTTGGCGTTTACCAAATCGTTGGGAAATGACCTGAGTACCCCTGTTCCTGCTTTTAATTTCCCTGGATTGAAACCTGGTGATTGTTGGTGTTTGTGTGCAGCGCGTTGGCAAGAAGCCCTTGAAGCTGGCGTTGCGCCACCAGTTGTGCTTTCAGCCACCCATGCAAGAGCCTTAGAGGTCTGTAATTTAGATGATTTGCAAAAACACGCCCTAACTCTCTCTTAG